The following are encoded together in the Xanthomonas vesicatoria ATCC 35937 genome:
- a CDS encoding Eco57I restriction-modification methylase domain-containing protein, with amino-acid sequence MMQALDKDLRSALEKTVKAARTVAETAANAAVEQLGVGHDKPEAFLSNDEKALRNRLRTHGKQLGDARDSKSTNPTYGKQAVQHLVQEVAYQHWHRMLFARFLADNNLLMYDSVAVTIEECDELAPDEGAKSGWELAGRLAARMLPQVFKPGSPVFELTFAPEHQSELERLLKHLPDAVFKASDSLGWVYQFWQADNKERINKSEVKIGADELPAVTQLFTEPYMVAFLLHNSLGAWWATRHPCKPCPVNLDYFRTLEDGTPAAGKFEGWPDSLADFKLLDPCCGSGHFLVAAFLMLVPMRMAAEGLTAKEAVNRVLAENIHGLELDPRCVEIAVFAVALEAWRYPDASGRPLGVGEIPAPNIACCGLKVAAKAQDWEALVPDEAPNAEYVRQELRQLHASFSDAPLLGSLLDPARSLKNDLATSSYETLRALLRKALATERPANLLAEDDDRWDLALSAQGLLEAARLLDARYHLVITNVPYLSRAKQSDVLKDYCERHYQEAKNDLANVFLERCLELARDAGVTQIVMPQNWLFLAGYKKQREKLLKTTLWNLLVRLGPGAFETIGGEVVNVILMTHTRKQPTPNFMLRGIDVSTSRPAQQKAKNLVTEPLASVSQSNQLSNPDSRVALSDIQSGSLLADIGDFGKGSTTGDSPRFLIEFWQIARLQPSNVPWVDSPTPRAPWSGRSLVTTVCLDDPNLNAQLGCWLRGNAVWGRRGVAVNKMKELEPFLYSGEVFDDNVCPIVPGDESLIPAIWAFVSDPSYREAVREVDRALKVTAGTLTKVPFDATYWSQVAKEKYPTGLSKPYSDDPTQWLFHGHPRSASDPLQVAVARLVGYTWPAESDDKMELSDEARGWVSRSKTLASHADKDGIVCIPPVGREASASDRLLNLLVDAYDADWSNDVLAQLLTAADHAGKSLETWLRDKFFTQHCALFGNRPFVWHIWDGLRDGFAALVSYHKLDYKTLEALIYTYLGDWISRQKRDAESGVDGAQEKLAAADALKKRLELILAGEAPYDIFVRWKPIEQQPIGWNPDLNDGVRLNIRPFLSVADVGKKGAGVLRDKPKSLHWEKDRGSDVPSAPWYELGLQYGGKVGDRINDHHLSLADKRKAREKAK; translated from the coding sequence ATGATGCAAGCACTCGACAAAGACCTGCGCAGCGCGCTGGAAAAGACCGTCAAAGCGGCCCGCACGGTGGCGGAGACGGCTGCGAACGCGGCCGTGGAGCAACTGGGTGTCGGGCACGACAAGCCCGAAGCTTTCCTGAGCAATGACGAGAAGGCGCTGCGCAACCGCCTGCGCACCCACGGTAAGCAGCTTGGTGACGCCCGCGACTCGAAGAGCACCAACCCAACTTACGGCAAGCAAGCCGTGCAGCACCTGGTGCAAGAAGTGGCCTACCAGCACTGGCACCGCATGCTGTTCGCGCGCTTCCTGGCCGACAACAATCTGCTGATGTACGACAGCGTGGCCGTCACCATCGAAGAGTGCGATGAGCTGGCGCCCGACGAAGGCGCCAAGAGCGGCTGGGAGCTAGCCGGCAGGCTGGCCGCCCGCATGCTGCCGCAGGTGTTCAAGCCCGGCTCACCAGTGTTTGAGCTGACCTTTGCGCCCGAGCACCAGAGCGAACTGGAACGCCTGCTCAAGCACTTGCCCGATGCCGTGTTCAAGGCCAGCGACAGCCTGGGCTGGGTGTATCAGTTCTGGCAAGCCGACAACAAGGAACGCATCAACAAGTCGGAAGTGAAGATCGGCGCCGACGAGTTGCCCGCCGTCACCCAGCTCTTCACTGAGCCGTACATGGTGGCTTTCTTGCTGCACAACTCGCTCGGCGCTTGGTGGGCCACCCGGCATCCGTGCAAGCCATGTCCGGTGAACCTCGACTATTTCCGCACCCTGGAAGACGGCACCCCGGCCGCAGGCAAGTTCGAGGGCTGGCCCGACTCGCTGGCCGACTTCAAGTTGCTCGACCCATGCTGCGGTTCGGGTCACTTCCTGGTTGCCGCCTTCCTGATGCTGGTGCCGATGCGCATGGCTGCGGAGGGTCTGACGGCCAAGGAGGCGGTGAATCGCGTGCTGGCCGAGAACATCCATGGGCTGGAGCTGGACCCGCGCTGCGTGGAGATCGCCGTGTTCGCGGTGGCGTTGGAGGCATGGCGTTATCCGGATGCATCTGGCAGGCCGCTCGGTGTTGGAGAGATTCCGGCCCCCAACATCGCGTGCTGTGGCCTCAAGGTTGCGGCGAAGGCGCAAGACTGGGAAGCGCTGGTTCCAGACGAAGCCCCCAACGCTGAATACGTGCGTCAAGAGTTGCGCCAACTGCACGCCAGCTTTTCTGATGCGCCACTGCTTGGCAGTCTGCTGGACCCGGCACGTAGCCTGAAGAATGACCTCGCCACCTCCAGTTATGAGACGTTGAGGGCGTTGTTGCGGAAAGCCTTGGCCACTGAACGCCCAGCCAACCTGCTGGCTGAGGACGATGACCGGTGGGATCTGGCGCTAAGTGCTCAAGGATTGCTTGAAGCTGCGCGTCTTTTGGATGCGCGCTATCACTTGGTGATAACGAACGTCCCATACCTCTCACGGGCCAAACAATCTGACGTTCTAAAGGACTATTGCGAACGGCACTATCAGGAGGCAAAGAACGATCTCGCCAATGTTTTTCTGGAGCGCTGTTTGGAGTTGGCGCGAGACGCGGGCGTAACTCAGATTGTTATGCCGCAGAACTGGCTATTTCTCGCAGGATACAAAAAGCAGCGAGAAAAATTGCTCAAGACGACCCTCTGGAATCTATTGGTTCGGCTTGGACCGGGCGCATTCGAAACAATTGGCGGGGAGGTTGTAAACGTCATTCTCATGACCCATACGCGGAAGCAGCCCACTCCCAATTTCATGCTCAGGGGAATAGATGTCAGTACGTCTAGGCCGGCACAACAGAAGGCAAAAAACCTTGTAACTGAGCCATTGGCATCTGTGTCTCAATCCAACCAATTGAGCAATCCCGACTCGCGAGTTGCACTTTCTGATATTCAATCGGGAAGCCTCCTCGCCGATATTGGCGATTTTGGCAAAGGAAGCACAACAGGCGATAGTCCGAGGTTCTTGATTGAGTTTTGGCAGATTGCGCGACTGCAACCCTCAAATGTGCCCTGGGTCGATTCACCAACCCCTAGAGCACCTTGGTCGGGCAGGTCGCTTGTTACCACCGTGTGTCTAGACGATCCGAACCTGAACGCCCAGTTAGGCTGTTGGCTACGGGGTAACGCAGTGTGGGGGAGGCGTGGTGTTGCTGTAAATAAAATGAAGGAATTGGAGCCATTCCTTTATTCGGGTGAAGTTTTTGACGATAACGTTTGCCCAATTGTTCCAGGAGACGAATCGCTCATACCAGCCATCTGGGCGTTCGTGTCGGACCCAAGCTATCGGGAAGCTGTTCGCGAAGTTGATCGGGCCCTGAAGGTTACTGCCGGAACGCTTACCAAAGTTCCCTTCGACGCGACCTATTGGAGCCAAGTAGCAAAGGAAAAATACCCTACTGGTTTGTCAAAACCGTATTCGGACGATCCGACCCAATGGCTGTTTCACGGCCATCCACGATCAGCTTCCGACCCGCTGCAAGTCGCAGTCGCTCGCCTAGTCGGTTACACCTGGCCAGCCGAATCTGACGACAAGATGGAGTTGTCAGATGAGGCGCGGGGATGGGTCTCGCGCAGCAAGACGCTCGCGAGTCATGCCGACAAAGACGGCATCGTCTGCATTCCGCCCGTGGGCCGGGAGGCATCAGCCAGCGACCGTCTGCTGAATCTGCTGGTGGATGCCTACGATGCAGACTGGAGCAACGACGTCCTGGCACAGCTGCTGACGGCCGCCGACCACGCCGGCAAGTCGCTCGAAACCTGGTTGCGCGACAAGTTCTTCACCCAGCACTGCGCACTGTTCGGCAATCGCCCGTTTGTGTGGCACATCTGGGACGGCCTGCGCGATGGCTTTGCCGCCTTGGTCAGCTACCACAAGCTTGACTACAAGACGCTTGAAGCCCTGATCTACACCTACTTGGGTGACTGGATCAGCCGCCAGAAGCGCGATGCTGAGAGCGGCGTCGACGGAGCTCAGGAAAAGTTGGCGGCGGCTGATGCACTGAAGAAGCGCCTGGAGTTGATCCTGGCCGGTGAGGCGCCCTACGACATCTTCGTCCGCTGGAAGCCCATTGAGCAGCAGCCCATTGGCTGGAACCCCGATCTCAACGATGGTGTGCGCCTCAACATCCGCCCCTTCCTTTCTGTTGCTGATGTCGGAAAAAAGGGTGCCGGTGTTCTGCGAGACAAACCAAAGAGTCTGCATTGGGAAAAGGACCGTGGCAGTGATGTGCCGTCTGCACCTTGGTACGAGCTTGGCCTGCAGTACGGCGGCAAGGTGGGCGACCGCATCAACGACCACCACTTGAGCTTGGCCGACAAGCGCAAGGCGCGGGAGAAGGCCAAATGA
- a CDS encoding DUF262 domain-containing protein, translated as MIKSVNNYPVSQLFDIEAGVVYAIPRYQREYTWKMEQWESLFDDVEENDPGYFLGSIICINQTTDTLAVQRLEVVDGQQRLTTLSLLFAALYQSLKLHEKDLDDDQRVELINLKRKLVLKKGDDQLRVIPQIQNNNQNDYRAVLSDVGVISPFDTPAYAGNRKIFRAFRYFQGRIEEMVQGENDRLASIMAFLDKVSQACLVKIEVASHADAYTLFESLNNRGMPLTAIDLIKNKLLARLETTEPGKVDHYFDVWNKLLGYLGDDYSVQERFFRHYYNAFKDPLNVPFRKDEDKRKDPLGPVAARSNLIQIYEKLINQDAKHHLQAIRSAGQLYALMLARNTDEAWAPLDKPLKDLDRIQGAPSYLLMLYLLVRREALGINVAQLEEIARLLVCFFVRRNLTDTPPTRDLTRLFMAIIDKVAALSGDAVVTNIRSELLAVSASDKTFRSKLEGAIYEENAGVTRFVLCALAEQSMTKETWVDLWKYEGKLFVWTIEHIFPQGDNIPASWVSMIADGDAKKAKAVQETRVHNLGNLTISGFNSALGNKSFKDKRDRTDSKGREVGYKNGLKLNAELATAEAWSVAQIDARTSKLVGQVMGLFAMTEGQPCA; from the coding sequence ATGATCAAGTCGGTCAACAACTACCCGGTCTCGCAGCTCTTCGACATCGAAGCAGGGGTCGTCTATGCGATCCCGCGCTATCAGCGCGAATACACCTGGAAGATGGAGCAGTGGGAGTCGCTTTTCGATGACGTCGAAGAGAACGATCCCGGGTACTTTCTGGGTTCGATTATCTGCATCAACCAGACCACTGACACCCTGGCGGTGCAGCGGCTGGAGGTGGTCGACGGGCAACAGCGGCTGACGACGCTGTCGCTGCTCTTCGCTGCGTTGTACCAGTCGCTGAAACTGCACGAAAAAGACCTAGACGACGACCAGCGCGTGGAGCTGATCAACCTCAAGCGCAAGCTCGTGCTGAAGAAGGGAGACGACCAGTTACGCGTCATCCCGCAAATTCAGAACAACAACCAGAACGACTACCGCGCCGTCTTGTCCGACGTGGGCGTGATCAGCCCGTTCGATACGCCAGCCTACGCGGGCAATCGCAAGATCTTCCGCGCCTTCCGGTACTTCCAGGGTCGCATCGAAGAGATGGTGCAGGGCGAGAACGATCGCCTGGCGTCGATCATGGCCTTCCTCGACAAGGTGAGTCAGGCCTGCCTGGTGAAGATCGAGGTGGCCAGCCACGCCGACGCTTACACGCTGTTCGAGTCGCTCAATAACCGGGGCATGCCGCTCACGGCCATCGACCTGATCAAGAACAAGCTGCTGGCACGGCTGGAGACCACCGAGCCCGGCAAGGTCGACCACTACTTTGACGTGTGGAACAAGCTGCTGGGGTATCTGGGCGACGACTACAGTGTCCAGGAGCGCTTTTTCCGGCACTACTACAACGCATTCAAAGACCCGCTGAACGTACCGTTCCGCAAGGACGAGGACAAGAGAAAGGACCCCTTGGGGCCGGTGGCCGCAAGGTCCAACCTGATCCAGATCTACGAGAAGCTGATCAATCAGGACGCCAAGCACCACCTACAGGCCATCCGTTCCGCTGGCCAGCTTTATGCACTGATGCTGGCCCGGAACACAGACGAGGCCTGGGCTCCTCTGGACAAGCCGCTGAAGGACCTGGACCGCATTCAGGGCGCCCCGTCTTACCTGTTGATGCTGTACCTGCTGGTGCGTCGTGAGGCGCTGGGCATCAACGTGGCGCAGCTGGAAGAGATCGCGCGGCTGCTGGTCTGCTTCTTTGTTCGACGCAATCTCACCGACACACCGCCCACCCGCGATCTGACGCGCCTGTTCATGGCCATCATCGACAAGGTGGCCGCACTGTCAGGCGATGCCGTGGTAACCAATATCCGCAGCGAGCTGCTGGCTGTATCGGCCAGCGACAAAACTTTCCGCAGCAAGCTTGAAGGCGCCATCTACGAGGAGAATGCCGGGGTCACCCGGTTCGTGCTGTGCGCTTTGGCCGAGCAAAGCATGACCAAGGAGACCTGGGTCGATCTGTGGAAGTACGAAGGCAAGCTCTTCGTGTGGACCATCGAACACATCTTCCCACAGGGCGACAACATCCCCGCGTCTTGGGTGAGCATGATTGCCGACGGCGATGCGAAGAAGGCCAAGGCCGTTCAAGAGACCCGCGTTCACAACCTGGGCAACCTGACGATTTCGGGCTTCAACAGTGCGCTGGGCAACAAGAGCTTCAAAGACAAGCGCGACCGCACTGACAGCAAGGGCCGTGAGGTGGGCTACAAGAACGGGCTCAAGCTGAACGCCGAACTGGCAACGGCCGAGGCCTGGAGCGTGGCGCAGATCGATGCGCGGACGTCCAAGCTGGTGGGCCAGGTGATGGGGCTCTTCGCCATGACGGAGGGCCAGCCATGCGCGTGA
- the pglZ gene encoding BREX-1 system phosphatase PglZ type B, whose amino-acid sequence MRVIEHLVKTLRDSAIFNPEVQVAPSCILWPDKDRQWEAVIPRLQSELAELLVLGDYTPENRTGPAIWLRCVIAGKAPDVTLPADRVPVFYLPGVSRQDLRAIEDCPDLLKPLAELQYRGVIWSQANAKDWTIMAFLKSDQGGMGLDMAQDNDAKNAMQLALYRLLDEERELLKGKRLDKDYFNTLLTGGDPVRDLLQWLDLGEAFQTTRGANEWAAFVEVCKSQLAFNPQAEGVLAGASKLAMREGPWHSVWERYSEAPQRYPHIPNRIRQCKPPQLGIFDAPGEKLSGWPQWNEEQEKSLQHDLLALNHLPAHEARKRVLEIEKAHGPRRELVWAELGESPLALAVKHLALVAEVTKTSLAAGSVSDMQLGYASQGWRADDAMLLALACVDKAVDVEAVTSAIRAIYLPWLEESARYLQQVISGSVYPGGRIAEAPAFYRVDGECVLFVDGLRFDAARRLSATLEASGYQVAEAMTWAALPSVTATGKAAVSPVRSKISGSDHCDDFEPGVAATGQSLKGGYHLKKLLSADNWKVLDRTDNGDGHGNAWCEFGDIDSEGHVRGWKLAKHIDPLLGEIAERIAALLAAGWTRIKVVTDHGWLLMPGKLPTIQMSKDLTDNKWGRCASIKSGASTNERLYPWFWNPNQQFALADGVGCYGKSVDYNHGGLSLQECLTLELIVTRGANASVRQAAQVTDIAWRGLRCTVAADGQYASLLLDIRTRAGDPTTSVVVSIKPLKDNGAASVVVENEELQGFEAFLVLLSASGELVAEANTVIGGA is encoded by the coding sequence ATGCGCGTGATCGAACATCTGGTCAAGACCCTGCGCGACTCGGCGATCTTCAACCCCGAGGTTCAAGTCGCGCCCTCGTGCATCTTGTGGCCCGACAAGGACCGCCAGTGGGAGGCTGTGATCCCGCGCCTGCAGAGTGAGCTGGCGGAACTGCTGGTGCTAGGCGACTACACGCCTGAGAACCGCACGGGGCCGGCCATTTGGCTGCGCTGCGTGATTGCCGGCAAGGCGCCCGATGTCACTTTGCCAGCCGACCGCGTGCCGGTGTTCTACCTGCCTGGCGTCAGCCGCCAGGACCTACGAGCGATCGAAGACTGCCCGGACCTCTTGAAGCCCTTGGCCGAGCTGCAGTACAGGGGCGTGATCTGGTCACAGGCGAACGCCAAGGACTGGACCATCATGGCTTTCCTGAAGTCCGACCAAGGCGGCATGGGTCTGGATATGGCCCAGGACAACGATGCCAAGAACGCCATGCAACTGGCGCTGTACCGGCTGCTGGATGAAGAACGCGAGCTGCTGAAGGGCAAGCGGCTGGATAAGGACTACTTCAACACCCTGCTGACCGGTGGCGACCCGGTACGCGACCTGCTGCAGTGGCTGGATCTGGGCGAAGCGTTCCAAACCACGCGCGGCGCAAACGAGTGGGCGGCCTTTGTGGAGGTCTGCAAGTCACAGCTTGCGTTCAACCCTCAGGCCGAGGGGGTATTAGCGGGGGCCAGCAAGCTTGCGATGCGTGAAGGGCCCTGGCATTCGGTGTGGGAGCGGTACAGCGAAGCGCCCCAGCGCTACCCCCACATCCCGAACCGAATACGCCAGTGCAAGCCGCCACAGCTGGGGATCTTCGACGCGCCGGGAGAGAAGCTGAGCGGTTGGCCACAATGGAACGAAGAGCAGGAAAAGTCGCTCCAGCATGATCTGCTGGCGCTAAATCACCTTCCTGCGCACGAAGCAAGAAAGCGGGTGCTGGAGATCGAGAAGGCTCACGGACCGCGCCGCGAGTTGGTCTGGGCTGAGCTTGGGGAATCGCCGCTCGCGTTGGCGGTTAAGCACCTGGCCTTAGTGGCTGAAGTTACTAAAACTAGTTTGGCTGCCGGCTCGGTTTCAGACATGCAATTAGGCTACGCCTCCCAGGGCTGGCGGGCTGACGACGCGATGCTGTTGGCTCTGGCCTGTGTTGACAAGGCAGTAGACGTTGAAGCTGTGACGTCGGCGATACGCGCGATCTATCTACCGTGGCTGGAAGAGTCCGCCAGATACCTGCAGCAGGTGATTTCTGGATCGGTGTATCCGGGCGGAAGGATCGCTGAGGCACCTGCGTTCTATAGGGTCGATGGAGAATGCGTTCTGTTTGTGGATGGCCTTCGCTTTGATGCCGCGCGTCGGCTCTCGGCAACCCTGGAGGCGAGTGGCTACCAGGTTGCGGAAGCGATGACCTGGGCCGCCTTGCCCAGCGTCACTGCAACCGGCAAAGCCGCCGTGTCCCCAGTGCGCAGCAAAATCAGCGGCAGTGATCACTGTGACGATTTTGAACCCGGTGTCGCCGCTACGGGTCAATCGCTCAAAGGCGGCTATCACCTGAAGAAGTTGCTGAGCGCCGACAACTGGAAGGTTCTGGACAGAACAGACAACGGTGACGGGCACGGCAACGCTTGGTGCGAATTCGGCGATATCGACAGTGAGGGCCATGTTCGCGGCTGGAAATTGGCCAAACACATCGACCCACTTCTTGGCGAAATCGCAGAACGTATTGCTGCGTTGTTGGCCGCAGGCTGGACTCGCATCAAGGTGGTGACCGATCACGGTTGGCTACTTATGCCGGGCAAGTTGCCAACCATCCAGATGTCAAAGGACCTCACGGACAACAAGTGGGGGCGCTGCGCCTCGATCAAGTCAGGCGCTTCCACCAATGAGCGCTTGTACCCCTGGTTCTGGAACCCGAATCAGCAGTTCGCTCTTGCTGACGGCGTGGGGTGTTATGGAAAATCGGTGGATTACAACCATGGTGGATTGAGTCTTCAAGAATGTCTCACCTTAGAGCTGATCGTGACCCGAGGCGCGAACGCATCAGTCAGGCAAGCCGCCCAGGTGACGGACATCGCCTGGAGGGGCTTGCGCTGCACGGTGGCAGCGGACGGCCAGTACGCGAGCCTGTTGCTCGACATTCGTACGCGCGCGGGCGACCCCACAACCAGTGTGGTCGTAAGCATCAAGCCACTTAAGGACAACGGCGCCGCATCGGTGGTTGTTGAGAACGAAGAACTGCAGGGGTTCGAGGCATTTTTGGTCCTGCTCAGCGCGTCTGGCGAACTGGTGGCCGAAGCGAACACCGTGATCGGCGGAGCGTGA
- the brxL gene encoding BREX system Lon protease-like protein BrxL has protein sequence MVELDQIDRKAASELDGYLVRKDLVRTFSRQFPVPTYVVEFMLGRYCASIDQEEIDEGLEIVQRQLKSRTVRAGEEELFKARALETGEVKIIDLVTARVDNKGEYVASLPSLRLTDVRISSELVNQHERMLTGGFYAELGVTFDVAIAQEAKGRPFGITSLREIQLSKRDVLDTLAKARQSFTTEEWKCFLLRSIGIESGGLSDRERNALFLRMVPFVERNYNLVELGPRGTGKSHLFQQVSPYAHLISGGKATVAKMFVENTAKGRRGLVCQYDVVCFDEVSGISFDQKDGVNIMKGYMESGEFSRGKESIRADGSIVMVGNFDVDVEYQQRIGHLFGPMPPEMRDDTAFMDRIHAFLPGWDVPKINKELVTNHFGLVSDFLSECWSQLRSQSRVSELQSRVFFGGALSGRDTNAINKTVSGLLKLLYPSADVPVPDEDLEWAVRIAMEVRRRVKEQQKRVGAAEFRNTHFSYIMDADGVEKFVSTPELQSENSIGGDPLEPGQVWTISPGGGEEGSGLYRIEVNEGPGSGVKVLNKPIPPAFRESIGFAEQNLYARSMQLVGDKDPRQHEFTVQLRAFDAAKSGAKLGVASLVALCTSLLKRNVRGGLIIVGEINLGGSLEPVHNAVTIAEIAVEKGAASLLMPVACRRQLVDLSDDMATKIDIQFYSDARDALMKATAD, from the coding sequence ATGGTTGAACTTGATCAGATAGACAGGAAAGCCGCCTCGGAGCTGGACGGGTATCTAGTCCGCAAAGACTTGGTGCGCACCTTCAGTCGGCAATTTCCCGTGCCGACCTACGTTGTCGAGTTCATGCTTGGGCGATATTGCGCCAGCATCGATCAAGAGGAGATCGACGAAGGGCTGGAGATTGTTCAACGTCAGCTGAAATCCAGGACGGTGCGAGCCGGCGAAGAAGAACTGTTCAAGGCCAGGGCGCTTGAAACTGGCGAGGTGAAGATCATCGATCTTGTGACGGCACGCGTGGACAACAAAGGCGAGTACGTCGCCAGCCTGCCGAGCCTGCGCCTGACGGATGTGCGGATTAGCAGCGAGTTGGTCAACCAACACGAACGCATGCTCACAGGGGGCTTCTATGCCGAGCTGGGCGTGACATTCGATGTAGCGATCGCACAGGAAGCCAAGGGGCGTCCGTTTGGGATCACCTCGCTTCGGGAAATTCAGCTGTCCAAGCGTGACGTGCTGGACACCCTGGCCAAGGCGCGTCAGTCGTTCACCACCGAAGAATGGAAGTGTTTTCTGCTCCGATCCATCGGCATTGAGTCAGGTGGGCTGAGCGACCGCGAGCGAAATGCCCTTTTCCTGCGCATGGTGCCTTTCGTAGAACGGAACTACAACCTGGTTGAACTCGGGCCACGCGGCACGGGCAAGAGCCATCTGTTCCAGCAGGTTTCGCCCTACGCCCACCTCATCTCAGGTGGCAAAGCCACTGTCGCCAAGATGTTCGTGGAGAACACCGCCAAGGGCCGTCGAGGCTTGGTGTGCCAGTACGACGTGGTCTGCTTCGACGAGGTGTCAGGCATCTCTTTCGATCAGAAGGACGGCGTGAATATCATGAAGGGCTACATGGAGTCCGGTGAGTTCAGTCGAGGCAAAGAGAGCATTCGCGCCGATGGCAGCATCGTGATGGTCGGCAACTTCGATGTCGATGTAGAGTACCAGCAGCGCATCGGCCACCTTTTTGGGCCGATGCCGCCAGAAATGCGGGATGACACCGCGTTCATGGATCGCATCCACGCGTTCTTACCTGGGTGGGACGTACCTAAGATCAACAAGGAGTTGGTGACCAACCACTTTGGCTTGGTCAGCGATTTCCTTTCCGAGTGCTGGAGCCAGCTGCGTAGTCAAAGTCGCGTGAGCGAATTGCAGAGCCGCGTTTTCTTTGGCGGCGCCTTGTCTGGCCGCGATACGAATGCGATCAACAAGACGGTCAGCGGCTTGCTCAAGCTGCTGTACCCGAGCGCTGATGTCCCGGTCCCCGACGAGGATCTTGAGTGGGCCGTTCGCATCGCGATGGAGGTTCGGCGCCGAGTCAAAGAGCAGCAAAAGCGTGTGGGCGCTGCCGAGTTTCGCAATACGCACTTCAGCTACATCATGGACGCGGACGGGGTCGAGAAGTTCGTCTCTACGCCGGAGCTGCAAAGTGAAAACAGCATCGGCGGCGATCCGCTGGAGCCAGGTCAGGTTTGGACAATCAGTCCGGGCGGCGGCGAGGAAGGCTCCGGCCTCTACCGCATTGAGGTTAACGAAGGTCCTGGGTCAGGTGTGAAGGTGCTCAACAAGCCCATTCCGCCTGCGTTCCGCGAGAGCATTGGTTTCGCCGAGCAGAACCTGTACGCCAGATCCATGCAGCTGGTCGGCGACAAAGATCCAAGACAGCACGAGTTTACTGTCCAGCTGCGGGCTTTTGATGCAGCGAAGTCCGGGGCGAAGCTTGGCGTGGCTTCTCTGGTTGCCTTGTGCACGTCGCTCTTGAAGCGAAACGTGCGGGGCGGTTTGATCATCGTTGGCGAGATCAACCTTGGAGGATCGCTCGAACCTGTCCACAACGCCGTCACGATTGCCGAGATCGCGGTCGAGAAAGGCGCAGCATCGCTGCTGATGCCGGTGGCGTGTCGACGCCAATTGGTCGACTTGTCAGACGACATGGCGACCAAGATCGACATCCAGTTCTACTCCGATGCCCGCGATGCGCTGATGAAGGCTACGGCGGATTAG
- a CDS encoding YfjI family protein codes for MNMLAQLTTVPVPDYNFGMLPALAAAAAKAVCAKVPEACPAMVRTHMLSVLSSAVAPLYTMSPPNWTSIPIGVNTLCIADVGGSKSPMHDYLIPPLEDHARDSFARYEVARTEASAASAEKKFHIRLLEAEIARCRRKQEPAQDLLATLAKLRRAATAQPKHRPRLASNIDLESLLQQLDGKYEAVDFLTDEGDKLLSSSLMRHVSVLVDLIDGKLLEFRREKKKHLYASQPRGTFGLLAQFAAIEPFRPRCKRNEYTEHQAVRLGFFARFLVCVAQPSPMSNRYAPAGNDDQALSNLHEALKELYDLHQDNQEAGGIAPIELAFAPDALGYWDELCRITHNLKFGQLAHIADFVSKMLNLTARLAAVLHVWESQTQYVSISCLQRAWELVSWHATQYERVFVPPPPLPQQEADVEAVIEHLQASRFSIDYKEVPTEPIGLLLNMPSNRLRAALLRMEQRDLIELCGGKTTFINCTKMFSRSRNITWR; via the coding sequence ATGAACATGCTTGCCCAGCTCACAACCGTCCCAGTGCCCGACTACAATTTCGGCATGCTGCCAGCGCTGGCCGCAGCTGCTGCAAAGGCAGTGTGCGCCAAGGTCCCAGAAGCCTGCCCTGCCATGGTCCGAACGCACATGCTGTCGGTGTTGTCCTCCGCGGTTGCTCCTCTCTACACAATGTCGCCGCCCAACTGGACATCCATTCCCATCGGCGTCAACACGCTGTGCATTGCCGATGTTGGTGGAAGTAAAAGCCCGATGCATGACTACCTGATCCCGCCGCTTGAAGACCACGCGCGAGACAGCTTCGCTCGGTATGAGGTAGCCCGGACCGAAGCGAGCGCGGCGTCGGCCGAGAAAAAGTTCCATATCAGACTCCTGGAGGCCGAGATCGCTCGCTGCCGGCGCAAGCAGGAGCCCGCGCAGGACCTTCTTGCAACATTGGCCAAGCTGCGCCGCGCGGCCACGGCGCAGCCAAAACACCGTCCGCGCCTCGCGAGCAACATTGACCTGGAAAGTCTGCTGCAACAGCTAGATGGCAAGTATGAAGCAGTGGATTTCCTTACCGACGAAGGTGACAAGCTGCTGAGCTCCAGCTTGATGCGCCACGTGTCGGTTCTGGTTGATCTGATCGACGGCAAGCTGCTGGAATTTCGTCGAGAGAAGAAGAAGCATCTCTATGCCAGTCAACCACGCGGCACGTTCGGCTTGCTGGCGCAGTTCGCAGCGATCGAACCGTTCCGCCCCCGGTGCAAGCGCAATGAGTACACCGAGCACCAGGCCGTCAGGCTCGGCTTCTTCGCGCGTTTCCTCGTCTGCGTCGCCCAGCCGTCGCCCATGAGCAATCGATACGCACCCGCGGGCAACGATGACCAGGCTCTTTCGAATCTCCACGAGGCGCTCAAGGAGCTTTACGACCTGCACCAGGACAACCAGGAGGCCGGTGGCATTGCCCCCATCGAACTGGCGTTCGCACCTGACGCGCTGGGCTACTGGGACGAGCTGTGCCGCATCACTCACAATCTCAAGTTCGGACAGCTCGCTCACATCGCCGACTTCGTCTCCAAGATGCTCAACCTGACCGCTAGGCTGGCTGCGGTGCTGCATGTTTGGGAAAGCCAAACCCAATACGTCTCGATCTCCTGCCTCCAACGTGCCTGGGAGCTCGTCTCCTGGCATGCCACCCAGTACGAACGCGTGTTCGTGCCGCCACCTCCCCTGCCCCAACAGGAGGCCGACGTGGAAGCAGTCATCGAACATCTCCAGGCATCCCGCTTTTCAATTGACTACAAAGAAGTTCCAACAGAGCCTATCGGCTTGTTGTTGAACATGCCGAGCAATCGTCTACGGGCCGCCCTTCTGCGCATGGAGCAGCGAGACCTGATCGAACTGTGCGGCGGCAAGACCACATTCATCAACTGCACCAAGATGTTCTCGCGATCTCGAAACATCACTTGGCGATGA